The stretch of DNA CATCTGCACCATACTTTACATTAGCCTGTCTGCATTGTAACTCAAGGAAGTATATGTACATgtcagtcagggtcttgggcatccttccttcttcttttgTGTCCATGAAGTCTTCCAGAACTTTTGCAGTGATCCAACAGAAAACAGGGATATGACACATGATGTAAAGACTTCTTGATTTCTTGACATGTGAAATGATTTTCTCAGCCAAATCCTTGTCACTAAATCTCTTCCTGAAGTATTCCTCCTTCTGCTCATCATTGAATCCTCGCACCTCTGTAACCCGGTCAACTTTATCAGAAGGGATCTGGTTGGAGGCTGCAGGTCGGGAGGTGATCCAGATTTGAGCTTTAGGAAGTAGTTTTCCTTGGATGAGATTTGTCAGCAAAACATTCACTGAGGTCAGCTTTCTCACATCTGTCCAATCATCAACTTTACTGAAGTCAAGATCAAGGCGACATTCATCAAGACCATCCAGAACAATCAGAATTCTGTATTTGTCATAGTCGTCTATTTCTGATGTCTTCATACCTGGAAAAAACTGATGAATGAGTTCCTCCATACTGTGTTTTTCGTCTTTTCTCAAATTCAGCTCCCGGAAAGAAAGTGGAAACATATAAAATACGTCCCCATTTGCCGTACCCTCAGCCCAGTCCAGCATGTACTTCTTGGTAGCAAACGACTTTCCAATGCCTGCCAATCCAATCGTCAGCACTGTTCGAATGGGCATACTTTTTTCAGATGCAGGTTTGAAGATGTTATGATATTTAATCGATGTTTCTTGTTCTGCTGGTTTGAATTTTGCGTCTTGAACTTGTCTGATCTCATTTTTAACATTgacctctcccctctctccctctatgATGTAGACATCTGTGTAGATCTCTTTCAGAACAGCGAAACTTTTCTGCATATCAATCCCCTCAGTCACGTGGGTAAATTCATCTGTCAGCTGAAATTTGAGCATCCCTTGACTTGCAACATCAGGTTTACCTGTAAGAGAATATTTTGTAGGTTATTGTGGACAGAAATGAGAAAATACTTGCGATGAAATGCTTAGGATCCAATTATATTTGTTTATCAAATCTAAACCACAGAATAAAAACTTAagttttttgaattatggtttGTTTAGATTCAGCAgggcttaaccctcatgttgtcctcgggtcaaattgacccatttttcaatgttctttttaactacccaaaataacaagatcgattccacacaacgctcttcggcaagtacaaatctctactttcattaattttgggtgtCTTATCTCaattatgttgttgttattgaattagtattgagtaaaagttgacatattccagtctgtgattacccatcaacatacattcctttcattttagtctaaataattcctaatttctacttctctaactcaaacataaatataatttcctaaaaattagggTTTTTTAccataattccaaaaataactgtaaaaccaagttaataagtgacaaacattgaaaaaagtgttgacaaaaacgtaagaaaaacttaactatattgattaaaaagcgtcaacaaaagtgttgattttcaattttgacgggaagagaacacaagggttaaaacatttacaatatGCCTAATAAAAGGCTGAATATGATCATCATGACACTGGTTGTTTAATTCTGAACTAGAGTTTGATTTTTGCTCCTCTCCCTCCTTGTCTGTTTTTGAGGTTATTTATTTTGGACAAAAAAGGtacattttgtttctctctgttgacTGGTGGCAAGTGCATGAATATTAATTGCAAGACATTGTGCTATCAATATGTCCCAAACTGTACCTAAGGAATCAATTATTATGGGCTGATCCgatcatatatattttttattgttataggCTAAAATAGAGTCCAATCCTTTCTTTACTGTACTCTACTATTGCATATAGCATCTGGTAGCAGAATTTATAGGTAGCACAGGTTGTTGCTttcattggttaaaaaaaatataaaacggcaataattaaaagtaattttgATAAAACAGTCCCAACATTAAATGTGTTGGTTGTCTAGTTAAGTGCTCTCTGCCCGTCGGTGTCTGTACTTGTCAAAGGTTGTTTGTGAGGTAGAAGGCTCCATTCCATAACACTTCTGTACAATCTTCAAGGTTTCGTCTTCAGgtcatttgttttctctctaGCCGATCAGGTCACATCAATTTCAGGAGTTGCATTCTCCCAGTCAAATATCAGATCAGTAATCTAGGTTGGGACACTTTATAGCTTTGAACCAGGAGCTCCAATAGTGTCCTAATGTGTCTTTCACTGAGccagatacatttcaatcaacagtaagataaataaatatcagGCTCTGTATTGGCAGATACTCAATACTAAAATTACTTATTTTTGCAACCTTGTGGCCACTGTTTAATTGCACCCTTTGCAGTGTACCTGGCTGCCATCACCCCCACCCATAAGCTTACATCGTATTTCTGTCATCCTGTTGACACACGTTTGAGGCAGCTTCAGTCGGGAGGTTATCCAGAGCCGGGCAGAGGGAAGCAGGGTTCCTCTGATGAGGCTAGTCAGCAGCACATCCACTGAAGCTGGCTCCCTGACATCAGTCAATGTGGTTTTGTTGTCAAAGTCAAGAGGAGGTTGATACGCATCCAGTCcatcaaagacaaacaaaatttTGGTCTGTTCAAAGTTAGAGATTACAAATTCTTTAGTTTCTATAAAGAAATGATTAAGCAGTCCCACCAAACTGACTTTTGTCTCTTTTATCAAATTAAGCTTGGAGAAGTTAAGTGGAaataaaacttcttcttctttgccccATAGCTTTTCCTTTGCTGCATCAATCAACCAAGTAAAAATTGATGTATTGTCCTTTTTAGCCCACTCTTTTATAAATTTCTGCACATGGAAGGATTTTCCAATTCCAGCTTCTCCGGTAGTCAGCACAGTTCTgattttttgtccttttgtaCCTTTGAAGATCTCAGATACTGCATTCACTTGTATTACTGATTTTGCCGCAGTGCAtccatctttctctctatcATTGACCTCACCACTTTTGTCTTCTCGCATGAtgtgttctgtgtttttctggttaGGATGGTTTGTGTCTTCATCTTGAGTGGTTTCTTTAAGAAATCTTTTTCTCAGGGCTGACACCAGTTTCTCCCGTCTCTTCGAGGTctctaaataaacaaaataaagttatagATGAAAGATAGAAAAGACAAATTTTGCATAAAATTGTCATTGGTCATGGATGCATTTTTTTGTAGTATTTCTATATTAAAATCAAGTTCTCCAATGTAAAAATAGCAAGAAACATTATGCAGATTACACGATACATGAGATTTGAATGAGCTATgaatacagtgggtacggaaagtattcagacccctttaaatttttcactctttgtttcattgcagcctttttccaaaaatcaaaaaagttcattttatttctcagtaatgtacactcagcaacccatcttgacagaaaaaaacagaaatttagaaatttttgcatatttattaaaaaacaaaaactgaaatatcacatggtcataagtattcagaccctttgttcagtatttagtagaagcacccttttgatctaatacagccatgagtcgttttgggaaagatgcaacaagtttttcacatctggatttgggtatcctctgccattcctccttgcagatcctctccagttctgtcaggttggatggtaaacgttggtggacagtcattttcaggtctctccagagatgctcaattgggtttaagtcagggctctggctgggccattcaagaacagccacggagttgttgtgaagccactcctcgttattttagcggtgtgcttagggtcattgtcttgttggaaggtaaaccttcggcccagtctgaggtccagagcactctggaaaaggttttcgtccaggatatcgctgtacttggccgcattcatctttccctcgattgcaaccagtcgtcctgtccctgcagctgaaaaacacccccacagcatgatgctgccaccaccatgcttcactgttgagactgtatggacaggtgatgagcagtgcctggtttctccacacataccgcttagaattaaggccaaaaagttctatcttggtctcatcagaccagaggattttatttatcaccatcttggagtccttcaggtgtttttagcaaactccatgcgggctttcatgtgtcttgcactgaggagaggcttccgtcgggccactctgccataaagccccgactggtggattgctgcagtgatggttgacttactacaactttctcccatctcccgactgcatctctggagctcagccacagtgaccattgggttcttctttgcctctctcacaaggctcttctcccccgatagctcagtttggccggacggccagctctaggaaggttctggtcgtcccaaacgtcttccatttgaggatatggaggccactgtgctcttagaaccttaagtgcagcagaaattttttttgtaaccttgaccagatctgtgccttgccacaattctgtctctgagctcttcaggcagttcctttgacctcatgattgtcatttgctctgacatgcactgtgagctgtaaggtcttatatagacaggtgtgtggctttcctaatcaagtccaatcagtataatcaaacacagctggactccaatgaaggtgtagaaccatctcaaggatgatcagaagaaatagacagcacctgagttacatatgagggtcacggcaaagggtctgaatacttatgaccatgtgatatttcagtttttcttttttaataaatttgcaaaaatttctacatttctgtttttttctgtccaagatggggtgctgagtgtacattactgagaaataaaatgaacttttttgatttttggaaaatggctgcaatgaaacaaagagtgaaaaatttaaaggggtctgaatactttccgtacccactgtatatgTTACTGTCATAGTTTCATACCTCGACATTCTGTCAATTTATCAATGTACTCAGGAGGAATCTTATCAACTCCTGAAGGTCGAGAGATGATCCAGAGACAAGCAGAGGGAAGCAAATTTCCcttgatgaggtttgtcagcagcacatCCATCGAGGCTGGCTTTTCCATATCAGTCAGGTCCTCGTTCTTTGCAAAATCCAGAGAAAGGGCACATTCTTCCAAGCCATCAAGAACAAAAGCTACTTTAGACTCTTCGTACTTGTAAACCCTGTGTTTATCATTATTGAGGGAATGATGAAGCAGATCTGTCATGCTTTCAACTTTGTCCCTTCTTGAATTCAGCTCGCTAAACTTAAGTGACACTATCAAGTCTATTTCTTTGTTGGAATATTTTTTTGCCCAGTCTACCATGAACAGCCTTGTTTGAACGGTTTTACCAACACCAGCCACTCCCTTCATTAACACTGTTCgcacttttttctcagaaaataatgcattaaaGGTTTGTGGTTTAGCATTCTTGCTTTCACCAGCTGATACATCGTATATTTCTGTGTCAGGTTCAAGTGTTCTCAGTTCCTTTTCATGCTGACGAAGATGCTGGCGTACTCTTTTCTTCAAGGctaaagaaataataaagacGCACAGAGAAAGCCAAATGCAGTAATGCAATTAGTTTTACACAATATAATGACAGCCATAAAACAAGATGTGTTGTATTATACCTGCAGTTAAAGCAAATATGCATATCAAATGATAATGAAGAAATGTAAGTatgaattttaaatgttttgaattgtaattactttcttttgtttaaatgcATTGTGAAGCTAGCCAAGTTTCTTGATTTCTTAATTTACCTTTGCTGTGGCTACGCCTATCCTGGCCAGTCTTCATGGAAGCTCTGCTGGACACAGTCAAGACATGGTTGTGTCAATACAGAAAGATACATTTACTGTGACAAAGATGACTATACTTatcagtgctgtcagttaaatgcattattaacggcgttaacgcaaacccattttaacggcgtgaATTTTTTTATagtgagattaacgttctttctagcctagcaaactttgtagtttttttttttttttttttttacacatgctgttgcaacaactagtaacgttagaaaaactacaacaccacaccggatctagctagactggaaacaaaacaacaggcatgcCGCACACACGCGTTTGGGCTTTGTTCAAATGCTGCTGACAGCTACACGGTGTAAAGtctgactgtatttcactggagAGGATTCCAACAACAGTCTGTAGCTGCCGTTGTCTGAGAAACACAGACTCAGCCTCGGCAGCctcatggtgcattcaaagttattgtacaatacccttttcccatccagtgtttgtttttgccgTTTTGTTACAATTGAACAAGGTTCTCTCTCTCGCACCATTTTAAAAAGGTATCGTATCACGTTGAtaagaacattaaaatgagaaaaaataatggaacaaaaagaaatcaaggcaCATTTAGAATCGATAAAAATAGGTGATTAGTTGCATTAATTGCAAATTgtcattaatgcgattaatcacaattaaatattgtaatcgtttgacagcactacttGTTGCTACAATGTTTTAGGTCAAATGTATCTCTCAGGCTTCACTGCACTACTCCATTTTCTCATATTGTTacattgtctttttctctgttaTAGCTGTAAGTATATGTACACACGTGTTCTTTATCCTAACTTTGCTCAGACAAGGAGTTGAGAGGATCATCATGGGGAATGTTGTTCGGTACAGGAGAGACTCGTCTTTGTGGCTGAAATGGCCTTTAACACAGATTACaattacaaaatgtaacagTTTAACACTTTTTACATTATTGCTGGGTTTCAGGATGGCATTTTGAGTTGTTGTCTTTTTAGGTCGGTCATTCACTtatatttaatttctctctgtATCAAACATGCAACATAACAAAAATGTCTTACCCCATATCTTCCTTAGAAAAGTTGGGAGGTTCACGGTTGGACCAGTCACTTTTTATGGAAACATTGCTGGGTGCAGGGGAGACCGGCCTCTGTGGCTCAGGAGGCCTTTAACACAGATTACaattacaaaatgtaacagTTTAACACTTTTTACATTATTGCTGGGTTTCAGGATGGCATTTTGAGTTGTTGTCTTTTTAGGTCGGTCATTCACTtatatttaatttctctctgtATCAAACATGCAACATAACAAAAATGTCTTACCCCAAATCTTCCTTAGAAAAGTTGGGAGGTTCACGGTTGGACCAGTCACTTTTTATGGAAACATTGCTGGGTGCAGGAGAGACTGGCCTCTGTGGCTCAAGAGGCCTTTAACACAGATTACaattacaaaatgtaacagtttaaaCATTATTGTTAAGTTTTAAAATGGTATTTATAGTTCTTCTCTTTTTATGTTAGTCCTTTTATTTAACTTAATTTCTCTCTGTatcaaacatcaccaaaataTCTTAGAGCTAGGGctgtaaataaatgcaaaatgaaTCCGAAATCGAGGAAATCTGTGTCGTGGTGAGAAGGCAAACCTAAAACATTTAGGGAACGTTCCTTCTGGTTATAGCGTTCCCTAAACATTAAGAGACCCAACCAACTGAAATGTTCTCCTGCGGTTGCACTGTATCTccacacaacgttcccgtttggttgttctgagttttCGAAGTAGTATAAAGGTTTACAGTCATTTGATTTACATTCACTCAAAAATAactatattttaaaatctaaGTAAGATAAACAGCATAGTGCTTGACTTTGGTTTTTAACTGTATTaggtaaaaatatttaaaatctatCAATTGaacgattttcacaactaagaaGATTCACTTCTTTCATTTCACTTCTAATAAATGGCTCAGTTCAATGTGCAAATCCAACCATTACACCCCCACGCCAGTAGGGGGAAGACCTCTGCTCTCAGGTGACCGATTCAAGTCCTGTCTTCCGTGTTGGATACAAACCACACAACCGGACCAacacaattcaatttcaaaaacAGCGCTAATAGAGGCGCCGTTGTTGATGCTGACTCACCTTTAGCATACAATACATTCATTACAAATTAAACGTGTGTTTAAACTTCACCTGGGGAAACTGACTTCAGAGGCTCTGGGTCAGCTCAGTCACTCCAGTCTTTGCCAGGTTGCATACTGCTGCAGACTGGCTGTGACAGACCGTGCTAAAGTTGGTTCTATATTGGACGTTGGCTATTAGCGACATTCAATAAATCTATTATGGAGTTTGGACCAttcaatataaaaccaactttgcCACAGTCTATGACAGCTGGTCCTCACTCCCGCAGAAAGCTACAGGCACTGACGAGATTGAACGGGTTgcaaaaatcaaatacaaattcAAGCATTTCCAAGCATTGTATCCAAAATTCACGCATTTAAGGATTTCAAGCGCCCCTAATCGAAATCAGGTGTTATTGCTTGGAAGTCTTATTGTATTTTTCACTTTATGCTTAGCTTGACTGAtaagaggttttaatttgacttgtaCTGCTTCAtttgacttctactctagcAACCTCCCAGAAAAACTTTCCCGCGCTGGAGTTTGTCTcacacagacggtaaattgCACAAACTGAATCAAGAATAGGAAAGAAAgatgattt from Etheostoma spectabile isolate EspeVRDwgs_2016 unplaced genomic scaffold, UIUC_Espe_1.0 scaffold00004825, whole genome shotgun sequence encodes:
- the LOC116677312 gene encoding LOW QUALITY PROTEIN: uncharacterized protein LOC116677312 (The sequence of the model RefSeq protein was modified relative to this genomic sequence to represent the inferred CDS: inserted 2 bases in 2 codons); this encodes MSQQHTEATSADKPLEPQRPVSPAPSNVSIKSDWSNREPPNFSKEDLGPPEPQRPVSPAPSNVSIKSDWSNREPPNFSKEDMGASMKTGQDRRSHSKALKKRVRQHLRQHEKELRTLEPDTEIYDVSAGESKNAKPQTFNALFSEKKVRTVLMKGVAGVGKTVQTRLFMVDWAKKYSNKEIDLIVSLKFSELNSRRDKVESMTDLLHHSLNNDKHRVYKYEESKVAFVLDGLEECALSLDFAKNEDLTDMEKPASMDVLLTNLIKGNLLPSACLWIISRPSGVDKIPPEYIDKLTECRETSKRREKLVSALRKRFLKETTQDEDTNHPNQKNTEHIMREDKSGEVNDREKDGCTAAKSVIQVNAVSEIFKGTKGQKIRTVLTTGEAGIGKSFHVQKFIKEWAKKDNTSIFTWLIDAAKEKLWGKEEEVLFPLNFSKLNLIKETKVSLVGLLNHFFIETKEFVISNFEQTKILFVFDGLDAYQPPLDFDNKTTLTDVREPASVDVLLTSLIRGTLLPSARLWITSRLKLPQTCVNRMTEIRCKPDVASQGMLKFQLTDEFTHVTEGIDMQKSFAVLKEIYTDVYIIEGERGEVNVKNEIRQVQDAKFKPAEQETSIKYHNIFKPASEKSMPIRTVLTIGLAGIGKSFATKKYMLDWAEGTANGDVFYMFPLSFRELNLRKDEKHSMEELIHQFFPGMKTSEIDDYDKYRILIVLDGLDECRLDLDFSKVDDWTDVRKLTSVNVLLTNLIQGKLLPKAQIWITSRPAASNQIPSDKVDRVTEVRGFNDEQKEEYFRKRFSDKDLAEKIISHVKKSRSLYIMCHIPVFCWITAKVLEDFMDTKEEGRMPKTLTDMYIYFLELQCRQANVKYGADEMGDSSETNSCWNTRNKKTIVSLGQLAFEGLEKGKLLFTEDNLKDCGLDITNTAVFSGLFTQIKREGCGLYPQKLFCFVHLSIQEFLAAFYVFHTFNNTSENLFSKPSSAVGDLRAFDFYKTAVDKALDCKNGNWDLFLRFLLGLSLEINQNLLKELLRKTEKDKETNKETIEYIKEKIREENSDADKNCNLFYCLNEXNEHSLVEEVKKYLQSETHTFENFSASQWSALXFVLLTSDEKLDVFDLKKYLKSEKVLLGMLPVVKVSKTALLSWCELSEKSCSGLSSKVLSSASCNLTELDLSHNDLLDSGVQALVDGLQSTHCKLENLNLSGCQVTEKGCSFLASALKSKPTSSLKQLDLSYNHPGPEGAKMLSDIAADPNTSLKKLCLDYGGEHWLKPGLKKYDADLKLNEKHSRQKGLTGLGYWEIEWKGDVGIAVAYEAVGRGWDSSGGLGCNEMSWSLLCSKTGYIARHGKTSKHIQVPVCPKIAVFLDWESGTLTYYNVEKEELRLIHTFHAKFTEPVFPCFWFKNGSVTLCKIDNTLSDGGQVHCDALPGAVE